The following proteins are encoded in a genomic region of Nycticebus coucang isolate mNycCou1 chromosome 17, mNycCou1.pri, whole genome shotgun sequence:
- the LOC128569286 gene encoding serine protease inhibitor Kazal-type 6-like: protein MKPLGVFLLLSLALFCFFSVVFGQGEQTNCDEFHDPKIYCTRESNPLCGSDGQTYGNKCAFCKAVMKSGGKITLMHYGKC, encoded by the exons ATGAAACCATTAGGTgtctttctgcttctctctctggctcttttctgcttcttctcag ttgtcttcGGTCAAGGAGAACAG ACCAACTGTGATGAGTTCCATGACCCTAAGATCTACTGCACTCGGGAATCTAACCCCCTCTGTGGCTCTGATGGGCAGACATATGGCAATAAGTGTGCCTTCTGTAAGGCAGTGAT gaAAAGTGGTGGAAAGATTACCCTGATGCATTATGGAAAATGCTGA